From Anticarsia gemmatalis isolate Benzon Research Colony breed Stoneville strain chromosome 3, ilAntGemm2 primary, whole genome shotgun sequence, one genomic window encodes:
- the LOC142987583 gene encoding caspase-1-like, whose amino-acid sequence MPQIKPATVGGNKIEARPINKPFIIAPEDMYYNMNHAHRGLALILNHKYYDDKDMPVRYGTERDKDALQRVLTNLGFKVVVKNDLNFEEVYNTIQEVARMDHSQNDCLIISVLTHGDLGMLYAKDTHYGLDILWREFTAKRCPTLAGKPKIFFVQACRGAKFDNGIQLNKKVTDDDTTTNQFDSNINTATQMNEESALSRNPTYPDILLALSTVAGYYSWRNSENGSWFIQSLCEKLAERAHDTDILNVLTLVNHKVAVHYESDTVDPSSRNKKEMPNFSSTLTRLLVLSHKTETPVNCCNHA is encoded by the coding sequence ATGCCTCAAATCAAGCCAGCCACTGTAGGCGGGAATAAAATAGAAGCCCGCCCAATTaataaaccatttattattGCTCCTGAAGATATGTATTACAACATGAATCATGCACATCGCGGTCTAGCACTTATTCTCAACCATAAGTATTATGATGACAAAGACATGCCCGTCCGGTACGGAACAGAAAGAGATAAAGATGCCCTTCAAAGAGTTTTAACCAACTTGGGGTTTAAAGTAGTCGTCAAAAATGATTTGAACTTTGAAGAAGTCTATAACACTATTCAAGAAGTAGCGAGAATGGATCACTCACAGAATGATTGTTTAATCATAAGTGTATTAACACATGGAGATTTGGGAATGTTGTACGCAAAGGACACCCATTATGGTTTGGACATACTGTGGCGCGAATTTACCGCTAAACGCTGTCCTACGCTAGCGGGGAAACCGAAGATATTCTTCGTTCAAGCTTGCCGTGGTGCGAAATTTGACAACggtattcaattaaataaaaaagtgacagACGACGATACCACAACCAATCAATTTGACAGCAATATTAATACCGCAACGCAGATGAATGAAGAGTCTGCTCTGAGTAGAAATCCTACCTATCCTGACATACTTCTAGCATTATCTACAGTCGCTGGATATTACTCTTGGAGAAACAGTGAAAATGGCAGTTGGTTCATCCAATCTTTGTGTGAAAAACTAGCTGAACGTGCACACGATACAGATATATTGAATGTGTTGACTCTCGTTAATCACAAAGTTGCAGTACACTATGAATCGGACACAGTTGATCCGTCAAGTaggaataaaaaagaaatgccTAACTTTTCTAGCACTCTTACTCGTCTCCTTGTACTTAGTCACAAGACGGAGACACCAGTTAATTGTTGCAATCACGCATGA